GAGCACCAAAACCAATATGTATTTAAAGATTAACATAAAGTGAGTTGTTCGATGTTCGACAACCGTACCTTTTTGGTTACCGAACATTACTTAATTACTCTTCTGATAATGGATAGTGGTGAAACTTCCATCACAAATATCCCCAGATAAGAATTAACCTGCCATTTGACCTGATGGATGATAAAATTCATGCTGAGGTGTATCTACTGTCTCTTTTTGCATAGGGGTGCATGCTCTAACTCACTTTTtatatatggagcaaccatgTTCCTTCACTTGTTGCTCGTGGGTCAGAAGAATTCAgaaattcttgtttctttcaatttagcAATGGTAGGATAGTTCAAGAGTACGGCCCTAACAGTTGGTGGAGTCATGGTTATTGGGTAAAATGACACCTGCGATCTACACACTCGTAATGTTACCATAAAGGCAAGCCGTCATCTGAATGTTGATCATGCTCTGACCATGTTGGTCGCTCACGGTAAACAATTAATGCtttcttcttgcattttcaGGTCATGGACAATCCTGAAGGGGCAAAAGTATCATCACTAGCCATTCCACCTGCGTATCTGAGGTTGTTACTTATGTGGGGAGTGGACTTTTTATGTTCAGCACATCCTATGCATTCTTAATTTCTCACATCTATGTCGATTTCATAGACTTAAGGTAGTGCACCATTCTCAAAGCTGGACCTGTCAGTGGTTTACTACAACTTGTAGTTTCGTACCAGCACCTCTGCAATCTCACGAATTTGGGTGTAGGGTTCATCTTCTGCAGGAACGTACATACAGAGAAAGAAACGCTCGACAGAGTGCATGGAGCTGTAGAACTGCCTTCCATGCTTTGTTTTGTTCGCCTTTCGCAGCCAATTTTAAGGACATACTGGTTGGGCGACTCGCTGGTTGACAAAGCTGAATGTAGAATGTAGTTGGAATCTAATTGAGTCGACTTTTATAATATGTCGTGAAATATAATGGACCAACCAGCTTTGTTCTATTGCAAAGCATCCACTTGGTTTCCGTTTCGCAGGATCGCTTGTTATGTGTTGATCTACGGAGAAATCTTTTGATTATGTTTGAATTCGAAATAGGTTTCCGTGGCAGTTAGCGGGAAATAGTGAGGCATGAAGCGCCAGACAACATGGTTTGACATGGTTCCTTTTCATGTGCAAGAGGCAGCCCAAATCCTTATTGTTTAGGATTCACACCGAGTGTAATGGGCGGCCTTGCATAAACATATTCCTTGTATTGATAAGTCGATCTAAAATATAGATATAGCATCTTCCTTTAATAAAAGGACAGTGCACGTTAatcaattttttgggtttttactGCATTTTGTGTCTGGTTCACCTTAGGAAAACAGTTGGTTCTTTTCGCCCAACGAGTAGCGACCTTCACTCACTCGGCGGCGAACCGCTAACATTGTCAGTGGATAACAAACGACCACGTCACGACAAAGATGCGTGCCTACGTGTCAATGTccgtatctctctctctctctctctctctctctctctgagctcATTGATAGGTGGGGAGTTGGGGCACGTGGAACGAAAGAGGAAACGGCATGGCCCTGTTTCGATCACCAGCCTCACCACTCCGTCCCAGTCTCAGACTGAGACGCCTCCTCAACGCATCAAGATCCAAGCTTTGTCTTCGTTCCCCAACGGCAATGGctatggcttcttcttcttcttcttctgcctcTGAACATACCGAACCCATGCCCGCATCGGCAAAACTTTTCCACGTCCCTGCACTGAACGCCCTCGAAATGGAGCGAATTGCGGACGAGACCATGCACAGATACTCCCGCAGTAACAATGACGCGAAGAGGAAGGGCCGAGGGACGGTGATCGTGTGGTTCAGGAACGATCTGAGGGTGTTGGACAACGAGGTTTTGTTCCAGGCCTGGTGTTCCTCTGAGCTCGTCTTGCCCGTTTATTGCCTTGACCCCCGCCACTTCGCCACCACCCATTACTTTGGCTTCCCCAAGACTGGCGGTAAAATATCATCGTCTtttatctctcctctctctttccctgCACCAACAAAAGCCGAGTTCATATGCACTTCCCATTCTCCAATCTAAACCCCTTCTTTGACTTTATCATTGATAACTCTCGGCATTTCTACCAATATGACTATGCATGCTTACCCTTTTGCTATTGTTGTGTTTGTGGAACATTAAGTGATTACAAAGTGATTCTGATTGGTAAAAGATCGAAGTTGTGTCACTTCTATTTTTGGCAGCTTTGAGGGCACAGTTTCTAATTGAGTGTTTGGAGGACCTGAAACGGAATTTGGTAAAGCGGGGTCTTGACTTGCTTATACGCCAAGGGAAGCCTGAAGAGATTCTTCCATCCATTGCCAGAACATTCGGAGCACATGCGGTGAAGTCCTTCCCCCACTCCTTCGCGATTATACAGCTACCCAGATAAGTTCTGATCCACCTAAACGAGAATGACATCATGTTTGTTGTGCTTTCCAGGTTTATGCCCAGAAAGAAACTTGCAGTGAAGAGCTGGATGTTGAAAGACGGGTTTGCAAAGGTCTGCAGCTAGTAGCATTATCTTCCAAAGCTACATCCAACGAGCTCAGTGGCACGGATCCTTCGATTGATGCCAAGCCACGGCACGCCTCTGGCATCAGCTTCAAGGAGGACCCACAGTTACATCTTATGTGGGGTAGTACTATGTACCACATTGATGACCTTCCGTTTGGTATCGATCATATACCTGATGTGTATACTCAATTCCGCAAGGCATGTATCCTCTCTTCAATTGCTGTGCTGGAGACGTAAAGAAACATGTGCGCTAATGAAATCGATAATTGCAGTCTGTCGAATCTAAATGCAGGATCCGAGATTGCATAAAGGTTCCGAAATATCTAGGGCCAGCACCTTCCACTAGTGATTGGGGCTGTATTCCTACACTTGGGCAGCTTGGGCTTTCCTTAGATCAGGCATGTTATCGATTCAATCTTTCGTGAACTTTGTTGgcatataaatttttcattgcaCCTGTGCAAAGTTTGAATTCAGTAATGCAGCTCTAGTAACACAGATATTCTTAACCCACTTTTCCTTTGTATGCAGGTCAAAAGAGGGATGAAGTTTTCTGGGGGTGAAAATGCAGCATTGAGCAGAGTACATGAATACTTCTGGAAAAGGGTAAGATATTACTTAGATTACTCTGTTGCTCTTACCTTTCTTGATTCTAAGTAGATCTGTCTAGCATAATGTTTTTTGTCATCACTGAAGTAGCTGCCATATTTTGAAATGTTACTTCTTGCTTCCCACGTAGGATTTATTAAGTACTTACAAAAAGACTAGGAATGGGATGGTCGGGGCTGATTACTCAACTAAACTTTCCCCCTGGCTTGCTACAGGATGCCTTTCTCCCTGTCTTTTATGTGAAGAGGTGGCTAGAAATGTGACTTTTTTCTCTATTGTATGCATAGTAATATTAAAGGATAATTCTGATGAGAGCTATTTATCTTTTGGACATGTAGGTGAAAAGATATGAAAAGGAAAGGGTGGCAAATGATTCAACAtattggtctctctctctctctctctcatgcatgtGTCTGCTCTTTTGTTTAAGCTGCACAGGCACATATACAGATGAGCATACTGATGCTTAAATGCAATGTGTATGCTCACTCTCGTTTTTGGCAAACATAACACTTACTATGTAATTAACTGTCTCTGTTTGATTCATGTTTTTCTGTTAAAAACATCCAACTTTTTCCCCTCTTAGGCTGGTAAGTCACCATTTTAGCTTCACAGTTGATCAAATTACGAATCTTAAGCATGAAAGTCTAGCTAGGCACTCAGAAGTTCTATCTAATGGCAAAAAGCTTTCCACTGAGAAGAGCAAAATTCAACTCTCAAGCATAATCTTACCTTCCTTTGCTTACCCAATCATTTCCATCCTTTCAGGGtcttgtttgaattgatttggaGGGATTACTTCAGGTTTCTTTCAATCAAATATGGAAATTCCATTTTCCATCTGGGTAAGGGCTTCAATGCAGTTAACACTTGATCTAGTTCTTCAATTAAAACGGAACATTCCATCAGATGGATATCATACTTTAGTCTTTAGGAAATAGAAGATTTTGATAGAAATACCATACAAAGCATAGTCAAATTAGGTATTAGGATGCAATAAGTTGTGCCATGGTGATATAACCACCAAAACGCGGTTCTTTCCAAACATAATATACCTTAAACAGCGACATTGTGTCATTTTGGAAAGAACTGCTTCACTACCTCGTATTAGTAGTATAGCAGCACATATTTTGTTTCGGTAGATGCACATCATGCGGTTTTGTTTACTGTTTCTCTATATGCCTTTGGACATTTCCATCACCTAGTTCGATCTTTAAAGGTGGTCCAAGGAAAGTGAAGAGAAACTGGAGCCAAGATGGGAAACTGTTCAACTGCTGGAAAGATGGCTGTACAGGGTATAGCATATTTCTGTTATTCTGCTTGTCCAATGTATT
This genomic stretch from Eucalyptus grandis isolate ANBG69807.140 chromosome 3, ASM1654582v1, whole genome shotgun sequence harbors:
- the LOC104438372 gene encoding cryptochrome DASH, chloroplastic/mitochondrial isoform X4, encoding MALFRSPASPLRPSLRLRRLLNASRSKLCLRSPTAMAMASSSSSSASEHTEPMPASAKLFHVPALNALEMERIADETMHRYSRSNNDAKRKGRGTVIVWFRNDLRVLDNEVLFQAWCSSELVLPVYCLDPRHFATTHYFGFPKTGALRAQFLIECLEDLKRNLVKRGLDLLIRQGKPEEILPSIARTFGAHAVYAQKETCSEELDVERRVCKGLQLVALSSKATSNELSGTDPSIDAKPRHASGISFKEDPQLHLMWGSTMYHIDDLPFGIDHIPDVYTQFRKSVESKCRIRDCIKVPKYLGPAPSTSDWGCIPTLGQLGLSLDQVKRGMKFSGGENAALSRVHEYFWKRDLLSTYKKTRNGMVGADYSTKLSPWLATGCLSPCLLCEEVKRYEKERVANDSTYWVLFELIWRDYFRFLSIKYGNSIFHLGGPRKVKRNWSQDGKLFNCWKDGCTGYPLIDANMKELSTTGFMSNRGRQQIVCSFLVRDMGLDWRMGAEWFETCLLDYDPCSNYGNWTYGAGTNI
- the LOC104438372 gene encoding cryptochrome DASH, chloroplastic/mitochondrial isoform X1, whose amino-acid sequence is MALFRSPASPLRPSLRLRRLLNASRSKLCLRSPTAMAMASSSSSSASEHTEPMPASAKLFHVPALNALEMERIADETMHRYSRSNNDAKRKGRGTVIVWFRNDLRVLDNEVLFQAWCSSELVLPVYCLDPRHFATTHYFGFPKTGALRAQFLIECLEDLKRNLVKRGLDLLIRQGKPEEILPSIARTFGAHAVYAQKETCSEELDVERRVCKGLQLVALSSKATSNELSGTDPSIDAKPRHASGISFKEDPQLHLMWGSTMYHIDDLPFGIDHIPDVYTQFRKSVESKCRIRDCIKVPKYLGPAPSTSDWGCIPTLGQLGLSLDQVKRGMKFSGGENAALSRVHEYFWKRDLLSTYKKTRNGMVGADYSTKLSPWLATGCLSPCLLCEEVKRYEKERVANDSTYWVLFELIWRDYFRFLSIKYGNSIFHLGGPRKVKRNWSQDGKLFNCWKDGCTGYPLIDANMKELSTTGFMSNRGRQQIVCSFLVRDMGLDWRMGAEWFETCLLDYDPCSNYGNWTYGAGVGNDPREDRYFSIPKQAQTYDPEGEYVAFWLPQLRMLPKDKRHFPGRLYIQQIVPLKFGNNPRQHGTQTILSDRQRKSRR
- the LOC104438372 gene encoding cryptochrome DASH, chloroplastic/mitochondrial isoform X2 — protein: MALFRSPASPLRPSLRLRRLLNASRSKLCLRSPTAMAMASSSSSSASEHTEPMPASAKLFHVPALNALEMERIADETMHRYSRSNNDAKRKGRGTVIVWFRNDLRVLDNEVLFQAWCSSELVLPVYCLDPRHFATTHYFGFPKTGALRAQFLIECLEDLKRNLVKRGLDLLIRQGKPEEILPSIARTFGAHAVYAQKETCSEELDVERRVCKGLQLVALSSKATSNELSGTDPSIDAKPRHASGISFKEDPQLHLMWGSTMYHIDDLPFGIDHIPDVYTQFRKSVESKCRIRDCIKVPKYLGPAPSTSDWGCIPTLGQLGLSLDQVKRGMKFSGGENAALSRVHEYFWKRDLLSTYKKTRNGMVGADYSTKLSPWLATGCLSPCLLCEEVKRYEKERVANDSTYWVLFELIWRDYFRFLSIKYGNSIFHLGGPRKVKRNWSQDGKLFNCWKDGCTGYPLIDANMKELSTTGFMSNRGRQIVCSFLVRDMGLDWRMGAEWFETCLLDYDPCSNYGNWTYGAGVGNDPREDRYFSIPKQAQTYDPEGEYVAFWLPQLRMLPKDKRHFPGRLYIQQIVPLKFGNNPRQHGTQTILSDRQRKSRR
- the LOC104438372 gene encoding cryptochrome DASH, chloroplastic/mitochondrial isoform X3, whose translation is MALFRSPASPLRPSLRLRRLLNASRSKLCLRSPTAMAMASSSSSSASEHTEPMPASAKLFHVPALNALEMERIADETMHRYSRSNNDAKRKGRGTVIVWFRNDLRVLDNEVLFQAWCSSELVLPVYCLDPRHFATTHYFGFPKTGALRAQFLIECLEDLKRNLVKRGLDLLIRQGKPEEILPSIARTFGAHAVYAQKETCSEELDVERRVCKGLQLVALSSKATSNELSGTDPSIDAKPRHASGISFKEDPQLHLMWGSTMYHIDDLPFGIDHIPDVYTQFRKSVESKCRIRDCIKVPKYLGPAPSTSDWGCIPTLGQLGLSLDQVKRGMKFSGGENAALSRVHEYFWKRVKRYEKERVANDSTYWVLFELIWRDYFRFLSIKYGNSIFHLGGPRKVKRNWSQDGKLFNCWKDGCTGYPLIDANMKELSTTGFMSNRGRQQIVCSFLVRDMGLDWRMGAEWFETCLLDYDPCSNYGNWTYGAGVGNDPREDRYFSIPKQAQTYDPEGEYVAFWLPQLRMLPKDKRHFPGRLYIQQIVPLKFGNNPRQHGTQTILSDRQRKSRR